A single genomic interval of Chryseobacterium paludis harbors:
- a CDS encoding FMN-dependent NADH-azoreductase, with the protein MKKVLIINASVRNERSYSRKLSQLFVDNWKSKYPQDMVSYREVGTDIIPGIDESWIAGAFIKPADRSEASERALSLSNELVNELKEHDIYVIATPMYNWSIPSGLKAYIDQIMRFNKTWKFRSGVPDGDYVGLLENKKMFILSSRGDTGYGENEKNGHMNFQTTYLKFIFGIMGIEDMTIFSLDNEEFGGEIFEKSKNEIFETISSIE; encoded by the coding sequence ATGAAAAAAGTATTGATCATTAACGCAAGCGTTAGAAATGAAAGGTCTTACAGCCGAAAACTTTCACAACTTTTTGTTGATAACTGGAAATCGAAATATCCACAGGATATGGTTAGTTACCGGGAAGTGGGAACTGATATAATTCCGGGGATTGATGAGTCCTGGATTGCGGGAGCATTTATAAAGCCTGCAGATAGAAGTGAAGCCAGTGAAAGAGCATTAAGTCTAAGTAATGAGCTGGTGAATGAATTGAAAGAACATGATATCTATGTTATTGCTACACCCATGTATAATTGGTCGATACCAAGCGGGTTGAAGGCATATATAGATCAGATTATGAGATTCAATAAAACCTGGAAATTCAGATCCGGTGTTCCTGATGGTGATTATGTAGGTCTACTTGAAAACAAAAAGATGTTTATATTGTCAAGCAGAGGCGATACCGGTTATGGCGAAAATGAGAAAAATGGGCACATGAATTTTCAGACTACCTATTTGAAATTTATTTTCGGTATTATGGGAATAGAAGATATGACCATCTTTTCGTTGGATAACGAAGAATTTGGTGGTGAGATATTTGAAAAATCTAAAAATGAAATCTTTGAAACGATAAGTTCAATAGAATAA
- a CDS encoding ABC transporter permease, with product MLKNWLKIALVNYKKNALSTIINIFGLTVGLTGFMMILMHWNDEESYEKWNPKKDQVYAFQLYTKKDNAYGSTISYPMAFSASKKIPEVQDYLLFSSPTGYKMTTKYRTAYQQDGLLSSESFFNFFPFKIISGEPKDALKTETSIAISKQTAIKLFGRTNVTGESIKIENKEYIVTAVYEIPEGNSQVKPEFIINPVEQLRNDREHWSDFKYGSFFMLKKGTDPAVFEQKFNRDIIEMRAAIEAKASGISVQEFLEKYGPNNGFLTPLDEIRLHAKASWFGVGDFKTILILFFLSVMIVVLSAINFINLKTAEASQRGKEVGVRKAIGGTRFSLMMQFLLETFMICILSYFLSLALTELLLPNFNKFFDKEVKLNDWHIFIYSLGMVLVVTLISGLIPAFYLSSFKAIETLKGNFSRSKHGIWLRNGILTLQLMISSFFIIGGLIVNSQVKHMMNKDLGFNGKQIMLITFNENNPKPWLKYERLKTQLSKINGVEAVSYGEAVAGSNRRSSSNMDCMNQTINSDYSSMDYNYLEFMGIKLLKGRWLNPELASDTINNMIVNEAFVRKFGWKDDQILQGSFTPGFDDSKKYRVVGIVKDFNFRNLKLKVEPIAFFHYKETDRKRFDVYNIQVKIKPDDIEGTVNGIKKYWENSVEPGYPFEYYFVSQRFARTFVQYEKQKTTFSILNAMVLMVALLGLFALSSLMIEQKLKEVAIRKTLGASDRILVFGLTKQFLWIAVIAVFMSIPICYYLMNEWLKDFAYRIDMPVWPFIVSFCVLLALTFAVVSIKAYKATKVNLVKYLKYE from the coding sequence ATGCTTAAGAACTGGCTCAAAATTGCTTTGGTCAATTATAAAAAAAACGCATTATCCACGATCATCAATATATTTGGACTCACCGTAGGTCTTACAGGATTTATGATGATCCTGATGCATTGGAATGATGAGGAATCTTATGAAAAATGGAATCCTAAAAAAGATCAGGTTTATGCTTTTCAGCTTTATACCAAAAAAGATAATGCTTATGGAAGTACTATATCTTATCCAATGGCCTTTAGTGCTTCAAAAAAAATCCCAGAAGTTCAGGATTATTTGCTTTTCAGCAGCCCAACAGGCTATAAGATGACGACAAAATACCGGACAGCTTATCAGCAAGACGGACTTTTATCATCAGAAAGCTTCTTTAATTTCTTCCCGTTTAAAATAATTTCAGGAGAACCTAAAGATGCTTTAAAAACAGAAACATCTATTGCTATTTCTAAGCAAACGGCAATAAAATTATTTGGAAGGACCAATGTTACCGGAGAATCAATAAAAATTGAAAATAAGGAGTACATCGTTACGGCGGTTTATGAAATTCCAGAAGGAAACAGCCAGGTAAAACCGGAATTTATTATCAATCCCGTAGAGCAGTTGAGAAATGACAGGGAGCATTGGAGTGACTTCAAGTACGGATCTTTCTTTATGTTAAAAAAAGGAACAGATCCTGCTGTTTTTGAACAGAAATTCAATAGAGATATTATTGAAATGAGGGCGGCTATTGAAGCTAAGGCTTCTGGTATAAGTGTACAGGAGTTTTTGGAGAAGTATGGCCCAAACAATGGTTTTCTGACTCCTTTAGATGAAATTAGACTCCATGCAAAAGCATCATGGTTTGGAGTTGGAGATTTCAAAACGATACTCATTCTATTTTTCCTATCAGTGATGATCGTGGTTTTATCTGCCATCAATTTTATTAATTTAAAAACGGCAGAAGCTTCACAGAGAGGAAAAGAAGTAGGTGTAAGAAAGGCGATCGGAGGGACAAGGTTTTCTCTGATGATGCAGTTCCTTTTAGAGACCTTTATGATATGTATACTGTCGTATTTTCTTTCGTTGGCACTAACGGAACTTTTACTTCCCAATTTCAATAAGTTCTTTGATAAAGAAGTAAAACTGAATGATTGGCATATCTTCATCTATTCATTGGGAATGGTACTTGTAGTCACTTTAATATCCGGACTCATTCCTGCCTTCTATCTTTCAAGCTTCAAAGCCATTGAAACCCTTAAAGGAAACTTTTCACGAAGCAAACATGGGATCTGGTTGAGAAATGGAATTCTTACCCTCCAATTAATGATTTCTTCATTTTTTATTATCGGTGGCCTGATTGTAAACAGCCAGGTAAAACATATGATGAATAAAGATTTAGGTTTTAATGGAAAACAGATCATGCTCATTACCTTCAACGAAAATAATCCGAAACCATGGTTAAAATATGAACGTCTTAAAACTCAACTTTCAAAGATAAATGGAGTAGAAGCAGTTTCTTATGGTGAAGCTGTTGCAGGAAGCAATCGGAGAAGCAGTTCAAATATGGATTGTATGAACCAGACGATTAATTCAGATTACAGTTCAATGGATTATAATTATCTCGAATTTATGGGTATAAAACTATTGAAGGGACGGTGGCTGAATCCTGAACTTGCCTCCGATACGATCAACAATATGATTGTAAATGAAGCGTTCGTAAGAAAATTTGGCTGGAAGGACGATCAGATACTTCAGGGTAGCTTCACTCCGGGATTTGATGACAGTAAAAAATACAGAGTTGTAGGAATTGTCAAAGATTTTAATTTCAGAAATCTAAAACTTAAAGTAGAGCCGATCGCGTTTTTCCATTATAAAGAAACCGATCGCAAAAGATTTGATGTGTATAATATTCAGGTGAAAATTAAACCTGATGATATCGAAGGGACAGTTAATGGGATTAAAAAATACTGGGAAAATTCTGTAGAGCCGGGGTATCCTTTTGAGTATTATTTTGTCAGCCAGCGTTTTGCCAGAACTTTTGTGCAATACGAGAAACAGAAAACCACATTTTCTATTCTTAATGCGATGGTACTGATGGTTGCTTTATTAGGACTTTTCGCACTTTCTTCCTTAATGATTGAGCAAAAACTGAAAGAAGTAGCGATCAGAAAAACATTGGGAGCATCAGACCGTATTTTGGTTTTTGGATTAACGAAACAATTCCTTTGGATCGCAGTCATAGCAGTATTTATGAGTATTCCGATCTGCTATTACCTGATGAATGAATGGTTGAAAGATTTTGCTTACAGGATTGATATGCCGGTCTGGCCATTTATTGTGAGTTTCTGTGTCCTGTTGGCATTAACGTTTGCTGTTGTAAGTATCAAAGCTTATAAAGCAACAAAAGTGAATTTAGTGAAATATCTGAAATATGAATAA
- a CDS encoding TolC family protein, translated as MKNFIFIFFISLYPGQQSWNLQQCLDYSSANHPLIKQATVAVKKNERLISASQGMLLPSIGAGVNHTYSFGSSINQSSNQRGKLNTQYDEFNVKADWELFNWKNFLTISLSRLNKETSTYKLKQAQNDVKLNVIQMFFAYQNSRSWLEVLETQISGIEDQIKRTEKEVEIGNRPKSDVYDIKANLGTLQEQWVSAKNQRDLSKINLLNAMAVTKDSIDFVMNDDGVFSEAEFQDPDFTKKLLEKNPAYQSVMAEIDAQKKRADVARADYLPTINGRYSWSSFYNKVLGKDDASAIGFSDQFAQNKNQSLSFGLNIPIFNKLQVKNNVEIAKLNAINSNYDKELVVNNLTQSINSIKAQFLNAQEKYHLLDLNFENQKLSFQKSEEKYKEGLMDAYTFFVVRNGWLQANYNLISSKNDVIQQTELLKVLESGL; from the coding sequence ATGAAAAATTTCATTTTCATATTTTTTATCAGTCTTTATCCCGGACAGCAGTCCTGGAATCTGCAACAATGCCTGGATTATTCCTCTGCAAATCATCCATTGATCAAGCAGGCCACTGTTGCGGTTAAGAAAAACGAAAGACTGATCAGCGCATCACAAGGGATGTTGCTTCCTTCTATAGGAGCAGGCGTTAATCATACATACAGCTTTGGTTCTTCAATTAACCAATCGAGCAATCAAAGAGGAAAGCTAAATACTCAATATGATGAGTTTAATGTAAAAGCGGATTGGGAACTTTTTAATTGGAAAAATTTTCTTACTATTTCTCTGTCCAGGCTTAATAAAGAAACCAGTACCTACAAGCTTAAACAAGCTCAGAACGACGTAAAGCTTAATGTTATTCAGATGTTTTTTGCTTATCAGAACAGCAGAAGCTGGCTTGAAGTTTTGGAAACTCAGATCTCAGGAATTGAAGATCAGATCAAGCGTACTGAAAAGGAAGTAGAGATAGGGAACAGGCCTAAAAGTGATGTATATGACATCAAAGCCAATTTAGGAACTCTTCAAGAACAATGGGTGTCTGCAAAAAACCAACGTGATCTGTCCAAAATTAATCTTCTCAATGCGATGGCTGTTACTAAGGATTCAATCGATTTTGTGATGAATGATGATGGGGTCTTTTCTGAAGCCGAATTTCAGGATCCGGATTTTACAAAAAAGTTATTGGAGAAAAATCCTGCCTATCAATCGGTAATGGCAGAGATCGATGCTCAGAAAAAGAGAGCAGACGTTGCAAGAGCAGATTATTTACCTACGATCAATGGCAGATACAGCTGGTCCAGCTTTTATAATAAAGTTTTAGGAAAAGATGATGCTTCTGCAATAGGATTCTCAGATCAGTTTGCACAAAACAAAAATCAGTCTTTATCTTTTGGACTCAATATCCCGATTTTCAATAAATTACAGGTGAAGAACAATGTGGAAATAGCCAAACTGAATGCGATCAATTCCAATTACGACAAGGAATTGGTTGTCAATAATCTTACACAGAGTATTAACTCTATTAAGGCTCAGTTTCTGAATGCCCAGGAGAAATATCATCTTCTGGATCTAAATTTTGAAAATCAAAAACTGTCTTTCCAGAAGTCTGAAGAAAAATATAAGGAAGGATTAATGGATGCCTATACCTTTTTCGTGGTGCGGAATGGATGGCTTCAGGCCAATTATAATCTGATAAGCAGCAAGAATGATGTTATCCAACAAACTGAGCTGTTAAAAGTATTGGAATCCGGTTTATAG
- a CDS encoding ABC transporter ATP-binding protein: protein MINIHNLSKIYQSEDVQTHALNKVSLSIKEGEFLAIMGPSGCGKSTFLNILGLLDSASAGSYQFSEVEMVGLNEKRKSDVRKRNIGFIFQNFNLIDELTVYENIELPLIYNGISPSERKRRVEEIIEKINISHRAKHYPQQLSGGQQQRAAVARALVTKPKLILADEPTGNLDSSNGNEVMNLLAELHREGSTIVMVTHSSYDAGYASRIINMKDGEIFNEEHASQRKDVFAKADAAEFE from the coding sequence ATGATCAATATTCATAATCTTTCAAAAATTTATCAATCAGAAGATGTACAAACTCATGCATTAAATAAAGTGAGTCTTAGCATTAAGGAAGGAGAATTTTTAGCTATAATGGGACCTTCAGGTTGTGGTAAATCAACATTTCTAAATATCCTTGGGCTTTTGGATTCTGCTTCAGCAGGTTCTTACCAATTTTCAGAAGTGGAAATGGTAGGACTTAATGAAAAAAGAAAATCAGATGTTCGTAAAAGAAATATAGGTTTTATTTTCCAGAATTTTAATCTGATAGATGAATTAACGGTCTATGAAAATATCGAACTTCCTTTGATCTATAACGGAATTTCACCTTCAGAAAGAAAGAGGAGGGTAGAAGAAATTATAGAGAAAATTAACATCAGCCACCGTGCAAAACATTATCCACAGCAGCTTTCGGGAGGTCAGCAGCAAAGAGCAGCTGTAGCAAGAGCTTTGGTAACAAAACCTAAACTGATCCTTGCTGATGAGCCAACAGGAAACCTGGATAGTTCAAATGGAAATGAAGTGATGAACCTTCTGGCAGAACTTCACAGAGAAGGTTCTACTATTGTGATGGTAACGCACTCTTCATATGACGCGGGGTATGCTTCCAGAATTATCAATATGAAAGACGGAGAAATTTTTAATGAGGAACATGCTTCCCAGAGAAAAGATGTATTTGCAAAAGCAGATGCTGCAGAATTTGAATAA
- a CDS encoding Crp/Fnr family transcriptional regulator codes for MKEDALIKNISKYVTLTPEEILIFKSFWTEKTLEKGDYLLRNGDVCRYDNYVVSGLLKAFYINSENGNEEILYFSIDDWWATDLDSFSRQKASIYNIQALEKTILLQINYHSFQKLLVKIPQLERYFRLILEGYLVALQKRIIYNNIYDAEHRYFDFLETYPNIASKVPQYLIASYLGISAEFISRLRKKNKSS; via the coding sequence ATGAAAGAGGATGCTTTAATAAAAAATATTTCCAAATATGTAACCCTGACACCGGAAGAGATTTTAATTTTTAAAAGTTTCTGGACTGAAAAGACTTTGGAAAAAGGAGACTATCTTTTGAGAAACGGAGATGTTTGCCGGTATGATAATTACGTGGTTTCAGGATTATTAAAAGCATTTTATATCAATTCTGAAAACGGGAACGAGGAAATTCTCTATTTCTCAATCGATGACTGGTGGGCTACCGATCTGGACAGTTTCTCCAGACAAAAGGCTTCTATTTACAATATACAGGCACTTGAGAAAACCATTCTTTTACAGATCAATTATCACTCTTTTCAAAAGCTTTTAGTAAAAATACCACAGTTGGAGCGGTATTTTCGGCTTATATTGGAAGGATATCTTGTCGCATTGCAAAAAAGAATTATTTACAATAATATATATGATGCCGAACACAGGTATTTTGATTTTCTAGAAACCTATCCGAATATCGCTTCAAAAGTACCTCAATATTTAATTGCTTCCTATTTAGGGATCTCTGCAGAATTTATCAGCAGACTGCGAAAAAAAAATAAATCATCTTGA
- a CDS encoding efflux RND transporter periplasmic adaptor subunit encodes MDTKIVKKKSKLKFVLGGLGAVVILSLSGMYFSQQKKTYNVASEDIQTDKVTQGKFEDMLMVTAQTQSLNSSLVNVLEGGAVKEIFAEDGQMLTKGQPIARVYNPNTEFNYMNQETGVMQQISQMRTTLLELKNQELAQDKEVLQAQNDYNTALQNFNLQKRLYDAEIGKKTDYDISMQNLNYQKQRKSIVENGSSSEKKSRSSQMSAINTSIGQMDKSLQILRSNKNNFLIMAPASGRLSSFTITEGENLTSGQSIGKIDLMDGYKLVAKVDEYYINKLQNGIKGILDNDSQSYEVVITKILPEVKDGQFSAELNFTNKKPANLKIGMTFGVKLKLSADTQSTMIPKGNFSKDTNGKWVFVVKGNKAEKRNISLGRENPLYYEVKSGLKAGETVIVSDYSDLKKYEILNIKN; translated from the coding sequence ATGGATACGAAAATAGTAAAAAAGAAATCGAAATTAAAATTTGTTTTAGGTGGATTGGGAGCAGTAGTTATATTATCGTTGTCGGGAATGTATTTTAGCCAACAGAAAAAAACCTATAATGTGGCTTCAGAAGATATTCAGACGGATAAGGTTACCCAGGGTAAGTTTGAAGATATGCTTATGGTTACTGCACAGACACAGTCTCTTAATTCCTCTCTGGTAAATGTTCTGGAAGGAGGTGCTGTTAAAGAAATTTTTGCTGAAGATGGGCAGATGCTTACGAAAGGGCAGCCTATTGCAAGGGTGTATAATCCCAATACGGAATTCAACTATATGAATCAGGAAACTGGGGTTATGCAGCAGATCAGTCAGATGAGGACAACGCTCCTGGAACTGAAAAATCAGGAACTGGCTCAGGATAAAGAAGTACTGCAGGCACAGAATGACTACAATACAGCACTTCAAAATTTTAATCTTCAGAAGCGTCTTTATGATGCTGAGATTGGAAAAAAAACAGATTATGACATCAGTATGCAGAATCTTAATTACCAGAAACAACGAAAATCAATTGTAGAAAACGGATCTTCCAGTGAGAAAAAGTCCCGAAGCTCTCAGATGTCAGCGATTAACACTTCGATCGGGCAAATGGATAAAAGTCTCCAGATCTTGCGCTCTAACAAGAATAATTTCCTGATTATGGCTCCAGCTTCCGGAAGGCTCTCGTCCTTTACGATTACAGAGGGAGAGAACCTGACCAGCGGTCAGAGTATTGGAAAGATTGACCTGATGGACGGTTATAAGCTGGTCGCGAAGGTAGATGAGTATTACATCAATAAACTCCAGAATGGGATCAAGGGAATCCTTGATAATGACAGCCAGTCTTATGAAGTAGTGATCACAAAAATTCTTCCAGAAGTAAAAGACGGACAATTTTCTGCTGAGCTTAATTTTACCAATAAGAAGCCTGCAAATCTGAAAATAGGGATGACTTTTGGAGTAAAACTAAAACTTTCGGCAGATACGCAAAGTACCATGATTCCTAAGGGAAATTTTTCCAAAGACACGAACGGAAAATGGGTATTTGTTGTAAAAGGAAATAAAGCTGAAAAAAGAAATATCAGTCTGGGAAGAGAGAATCCATTATATTATGAGGTGAAATCGGGACTGAAGGCTGGGGAAACAGTTATTGTATCCGATTATTCTGATCTTAAAAAATATGAGATCCTCAACATTAAAAATTAA
- a CDS encoding sensor histidine kinase, which produces MSKYNYLWLIYNFLAILSGIVCYHFFLEEKWFSAIFFGGIMIVFVVLINSSLTTQISKTEKIISSIRRKDFSLFPKEDGTELLDNSIRLYYQSKEEQFSLSSYKLLYESILDQMETGLMILSENSKDWDVFYVNDAFLDILQIPKYNSWNFYASKVPEFYKIIEDTGYNSSQEFFDISIRGNSKQSFSLRTKQVRNTQHRFYVITLESVQKIIEQKEKMAWNNLMKVISHELLNTLTPVNSLIQNLEYISNQETVDQEDQQEMRESLMIINSKSRQLLSFVDNYRQVAELPKPVLARVSLKKVIESAVSFLKREFEKQHIMPVLEIEDFIVSADEKMIERSLINLYLNAIFAVSDKEHKMIKTTVRSHNNRIIVSVTDNGLGVTTEIKDKIFLPFFTTRDNGSGIGLTLTKSIMEAHGGYLNYQALEEGSSFELWFLG; this is translated from the coding sequence ATGAGTAAATACAATTACCTATGGTTAATTTATAACTTCCTTGCTATACTAAGTGGAATCGTATGTTATCATTTCTTTTTGGAAGAGAAATGGTTTAGCGCTATTTTTTTTGGTGGCATAATGATCGTTTTCGTAGTTTTAATTAATTCCTCATTAACAACACAGATTTCAAAAACCGAAAAAATCATCTCATCGATCAGAAGAAAAGATTTTTCACTATTTCCCAAAGAAGACGGAACAGAACTTCTGGACAACAGCATACGATTATATTACCAAAGCAAAGAGGAGCAATTTTCTTTATCCTCCTACAAACTCCTCTATGAAAGTATTCTGGATCAGATGGAAACGGGTCTTATGATCCTTTCAGAAAATAGTAAAGATTGGGATGTCTTTTATGTAAATGATGCTTTTCTTGATATTCTACAAATCCCTAAATATAACAGCTGGAATTTCTATGCCTCAAAAGTCCCGGAGTTCTATAAAATTATTGAAGATACCGGATATAACAGTTCTCAGGAATTTTTTGATATTTCTATTCGGGGAAATTCGAAACAGTCCTTTTCTCTCAGAACCAAACAGGTAAGAAATACGCAACATCGATTTTATGTTATTACTCTGGAATCTGTTCAAAAAATCATTGAACAAAAAGAAAAGATGGCCTGGAATAATCTGATGAAGGTTATTTCTCATGAACTTCTGAATACCCTGACTCCTGTTAACAGCCTGATCCAGAATCTGGAATATATCAGCAATCAGGAGACTGTAGATCAAGAAGATCAGCAGGAAATGAGAGAAAGCCTGATGATCATTAATTCTAAATCAAGACAACTTTTAAGCTTTGTAGATAATTACCGACAGGTTGCAGAATTACCTAAACCTGTCCTGGCCCGTGTTTCTTTGAAAAAAGTGATTGAGTCTGCCGTTAGTTTTCTGAAACGTGAATTTGAAAAACAACATATTATGCCTGTTTTGGAAATAGAAGATTTTATCGTTTCAGCAGATGAGAAAATGATCGAACGAAGTCTTATTAACCTTTACCTCAACGCTATTTTTGCTGTTTCTGACAAAGAACATAAAATGATCAAAACAACCGTTCGATCTCATAACAATCGTATTATAGTGAGTGTAACCGACAATGGTTTAGGGGTTACGACCGAGATCAAAGACAAGATCTTCCTTCCATTCTTCACTACAAGAGATAACGGTTCAGGAATTGGGCTTACCCTTACTAAAAGTATTATGGAAGCGCATGGCGGATACCTCAATTATCAGGCACTGGAGGAAGGAAGCAGCTTTGAACTATGGTTTTTAGGGTGA
- a CDS encoding sigma-54-dependent transcriptional regulator, which yields MRKKEAHILIVDDDEDILFSARVWLKKFFSEVSCLSKPAQIMKFIIENQIDAVVLDMNFRKGFENGQDGLYWMNEIKTLEPHLPIILMTAYGEVELAVEALKNGASDFILKPWNNEKLYASVNLAVDISRKNKKLSQWENVSQKNNQYQLESHSLKMQEVLEQIRKVAPTDANILLLGENGTGKYVLAESIHEQSDRKNQPFVHIDLGSISESLFESELFGYKKGAFTDAYQDYAGKIENAQNGTVFLDEIGNLPLQLQTKLLSLIQNRKLSRLGESKERLLDVRFIFATNENLKKAVAENRFRQDLYYRINTVEIQIPALRERQEDIALLAEYFLDRYKQKYHKPNLELNDDLLLILKNYPWPGNIRELDHSIERSVILSTDINLQLLMPQPEENENTITNLNIEEMEEILIKKALKKHTGNISLAAEDLGLSRAALYRRMEKFGI from the coding sequence ATGCGTAAAAAAGAAGCTCATATTTTAATTGTAGATGATGATGAAGATATTCTGTTCTCTGCAAGGGTCTGGCTTAAAAAGTTTTTTTCAGAAGTGAGCTGTCTCAGTAAGCCTGCTCAGATCATGAAATTCATTATCGAAAATCAGATCGATGCTGTTGTATTGGATATGAACTTCAGAAAAGGTTTTGAGAATGGACAGGATGGCCTATATTGGATGAACGAAATCAAAACACTTGAACCTCATCTTCCTATTATTTTAATGACTGCATATGGCGAAGTAGAACTGGCTGTAGAAGCTTTAAAAAATGGAGCTTCGGATTTCATTCTAAAACCCTGGAATAATGAGAAGTTATACGCTTCTGTTAATCTTGCTGTAGATATTTCCAGAAAAAATAAAAAGCTTAGCCAATGGGAAAATGTGAGTCAAAAAAACAACCAGTATCAACTGGAAAGTCATTCCCTGAAAATGCAGGAAGTTCTTGAGCAGATCAGAAAAGTAGCTCCTACAGATGCTAACATCCTTCTTTTGGGAGAAAACGGAACCGGAAAATATGTACTGGCAGAATCCATACATGAGCAGTCTGATAGAAAAAATCAACCATTTGTTCATATTGATTTAGGGAGTATTTCGGAAAGTCTTTTTGAATCAGAATTATTTGGTTATAAAAAAGGTGCATTTACAGATGCCTATCAGGATTACGCGGGAAAAATCGAGAATGCTCAAAATGGAACCGTTTTTCTTGATGAGATTGGAAATCTTCCCCTCCAACTTCAAACGAAGCTACTAAGTCTGATCCAGAATAGAAAGTTATCGAGATTAGGAGAATCTAAAGAGCGTTTGTTGGATGTGCGTTTTATTTTTGCAACCAATGAAAATTTGAAAAAAGCAGTTGCTGAAAACCGTTTTCGTCAGGATCTGTATTATAGAATCAATACGGTAGAAATTCAGATTCCTGCTTTAAGGGAAAGACAGGAAGATATTGCCCTTTTGGCAGAGTATTTTCTGGATCGTTATAAGCAGAAATATCATAAACCTAATCTGGAACTTAATGATGATTTACTGCTTATCCTAAAAAATTATCCATGGCCGGGAAATATCCGGGAATTGGATCATTCCATTGAGAGAAGTGTTATTCTTTCAACAGATATCAATCTACAGCTATTAATGCCTCAGCCCGAAGAAAATGAAAATACAATCACCAATCTCAATATTGAAGAAATGGAAGAGATCCTGATTAAAAAAGCTTTAAAAAAGCATACCGGAAATATTTCTTTAGCCGCAGAAGATCTGGGACTCTCCCGGGCTGCTCTTTACAGGAGAATGGAGAAATTTGGAATATGA
- a CDS encoding GNAT family N-acetyltransferase — MISTKLFQYDNFPNINGDRISLRQILDKDIPELVEISFYDAIQAETVEQAAEMQSKINTDYINGNSIHWAIVDHATDKIVGTCGYYRGFNKGEGELGCVLLPQYKGKGYMTDAMLLAIDFGLHQIGLKRIWAATSQQNTKAIQLLERLGFKKIADLDDNEIEFELSQKS, encoded by the coding sequence ATGATCAGTACAAAACTTTTTCAGTATGATAATTTCCCCAATATCAATGGAGATAGAATATCACTAAGACAGATTTTAGACAAAGATATTCCTGAGCTTGTTGAAATATCTTTCTATGATGCTATTCAGGCAGAGACTGTTGAGCAAGCAGCAGAAATGCAGTCTAAAATTAACACAGATTATATCAATGGAAACTCAATTCATTGGGCTATCGTAGATCATGCGACCGATAAGATTGTTGGAACCTGCGGCTATTACAGGGGTTTTAATAAAGGAGAAGGAGAATTAGGCTGTGTTTTATTACCCCAATATAAAGGGAAAGGGTATATGACGGATGCCATGTTATTGGCCATTGATTTTGGTCTTCATCAGATCGGGCTCAAACGTATCTGGGCTGCCACAAGTCAACAAAACACAAAAGCAATACAGCTTCTGGAAAGACTGGGATTTAAGAAAATTGCGGATCTGGATGATAATGAAATCGAATTTGAGTTAAGTCAAAAGAGTTGA